In Trichoderma asperellum chromosome 1, complete sequence, a single window of DNA contains:
- a CDS encoding uncharacterized protein (TransMembrane:6 (i12-34o67-89i110-134o180-198i219-240o282-300i)) yields MAAKTPIPQNDNVAHALAGAGGGILSMILTYPLITLSTRAQVESKKAESKFVEAVQKIIAREGVSGLYAGINSALFGISVTNFIYYYWYEWTRAFFEKAATRAGRASKKLTTIESMIAGAIAGSATVIITNPIWVVNTRITTRRQNSDDVEAGAGAVAKRSKPPSTIGTLMALLKNEGPQALFAGVIPALVLVVNPILQYTLFEQMKNTVEKKRKITPTVAFVLGALGKLFATSVTYPYITVKSQMHVAAHSDKKEGMSETLRRVVKDEGYSGLYKGIGPKVTQSVLTAAFLFAFKDVLYEQMVRLRMGRKKA; encoded by the exons ATGGCCGCCAAAACTCCGATTCCTCAGAACGACAATGTCGCCCATGCTCTTGCCGGAGCAGGTGGCGGCATTCTGTCCATGATTTTGAC CTACCCTCTCATCACCCTCTCCACCAGAGCCCAGGTCGAATCCAAAAAGGCCGAGAGCAAATTTGTCGAGGCCGTCCAAAAGATCATCGCGCGCGAGGGCGTCTCGGGCCTGTACGCGGGCATCAACTCTGCGCTGTTCGGCATCAGCGTCACAAACTtcatctactactactggtACGAGTGGACTCGGGCCTTCTTCGAAAAGGCCGCCACCCGCGCCGGCCGCGCCAGCAAGAAGCTGACGACGATCGAGTCCATGATCGCGGGCGCCATCGCCGGCTCTGCGaccgtcatcatcaccaaccccATCTGGGTCGTCAACACGCGCATCACCACGCGCCGACAGAACTCTGATGATGTCGAGgccggcgccggcgccgtTGCCAAGCGGAGCAAGCCTCCCAGCACCATCGGAACCCTCATGGCCCTCTTGAAGAACGAGGGACCCCAGGCCTTGTTCGCTGGTGTCATCccggcgctggtgctggtggtgaaCCCCATCCTGCAATATACCCTCTttgagcagatgaagaatacggtggagaagaagaggaagattaCGCCTACCGTAGCATTCGTGCTAGGTGCCCTGGGAAAGCTCTTCGCAACATCAGTCACATACCCATACATCACTGTTAAGAGCCAGATGCACGTCGCTGCCCACTCTGATAAGAAAGAGGGCATGTCTGAGACTTTGAGGCGCGTTGTGAAAGATGAAGGCTATTCTGGTCTGTATAAAG GCATTGGTCCCAAGGTTACCCAGAGTGTCTTGACAGCGGCCTTCCTCTTTGCCTTTAAGGATGTCCTTTATGAGCAGATGGTGAGACTCAGGATGGGCCGCAAAAAGGCGTAA